The Crocinitomicaceae bacterium genome includes a region encoding these proteins:
- a CDS encoding DinB family protein, with translation MTTPITLLQITRQNTLSAIAGLSLDQVNKIPTGFSGNIAWHLGHMVATNQGLLYRLSGHSGNLDAAFVELYKKGSVPSAPINQTEFDFIKSALVQQIIQLQKDVDSGIFKTYSEYTTSYGNTIQNFDQALFFVNVHESLHLGYVMALKRVVLQ, from the coding sequence ATGACAACACCAATCACTTTACTTCAAATTACCAGACAAAATACCTTGAGCGCAATTGCGGGGTTGAGTCTTGATCAAGTCAATAAAATTCCAACCGGATTTTCAGGAAATATTGCTTGGCACTTGGGACACATGGTTGCAACCAATCAGGGATTATTGTACCGTTTAAGTGGACACTCAGGAAATCTTGATGCCGCTTTTGTTGAGCTGTATAAAAAAGGATCGGTTCCTTCAGCACCGATTAACCAAACTGAATTTGATTTTATTAAATCAGCATTAGTTCAACAAATTATTCAGTTGCAAAAAGATGTGGATTCCGGAATTTTCAAGACTTATTCTGAATATACCACCAGTTACGGCAACACGATACAAAATTTTGACCAAGCATTATTTTTTGTCAACGTGCATGAAAGTTTGCATCTTGGATACGTGATGGCATTGAAGCGCGTAGTATTGCAATAA
- a CDS encoding DUF2452 domain-containing protein gives MADEFQNPIDKDKITENPHSLEYAHHVGSALIKPEDKGKIKGRALSAMEYQTDQQLTQIYEQMQLLAEQAKKINLRKEISEKIYQAEFRFEPIINHTYHLYQTAENTQVLSVIAPHEWGRSTRKDDFIWQATVRLLADHTWEILSTSNE, from the coding sequence ATGGCAGACGAATTTCAAAATCCCATAGATAAAGACAAGATTACGGAAAATCCGCACTCGCTGGAGTATGCTCATCATGTAGGCAGTGCACTGATTAAACCGGAGGATAAAGGCAAAATAAAAGGCAGGGCCTTGTCAGCCATGGAATATCAGACTGATCAGCAATTAACTCAAATTTATGAGCAAATGCAGTTGCTTGCTGAACAGGCAAAAAAAATTAATCTACGCAAAGAAATCTCAGAAAAAATTTATCAGGCTGAATTTCGATTTGAGCCTATTATCAATCATACATATCATCTTTACCAAACTGCAGAAAATACCCAGGTACTTTCCGTAATTGCACCGCATGAATGGGGGAGATCAACCAGAAAAGATGATTTCATCTGGCAAGCCACTGTTCGTCTGCTGGCTGACCACACGTGGGAAATTCTGTCAACATCAAATGAATAA